One Thermosipho atlanticus DSM 15807 DNA window includes the following coding sequences:
- a CDS encoding GNAT family N-acetyltransferase — MIRKVNKKDDLLKVAELIYSTDEELFSFLFGKKEKAIFKLARLVEKESNVFSCKNIYGYFDKELKGILIVYDLKSRDTQGKSKDFMEVFSLVELFILFLKSVILKNLMSLEGLEGLYIQNISVDKRFRGQGLGTKLLEYCIRVAKKEGYKEIYLDVEKSNRAKNLYLRKGFKIIDEKRSIIRKFSIYRMKKDI, encoded by the coding sequence ATGATCAGAAAAGTGAATAAAAAAGATGATTTATTGAAAGTAGCCGAATTGATCTATAGTACTGATGAAGAGCTTTTTTCTTTTCTTTTTGGAAAGAAAGAAAAGGCTATTTTCAAACTTGCTAGACTGGTTGAAAAAGAATCAAATGTTTTTTCTTGCAAAAATATATATGGATATTTTGATAAAGAATTGAAAGGTATACTAATTGTTTATGATTTAAAAAGTAGAGACACACAGGGGAAGTCAAAAGATTTTATGGAGGTATTTTCACTTGTTGAATTATTTATACTATTTTTAAAAAGTGTAATATTAAAGAATTTAATGAGTTTGGAAGGGTTAGAAGGGTTATATATTCAGAATATTAGTGTTGATAAGAGATTTAGAGGTCAAGGGCTTGGTACAAAACTTTTAGAATATTGCATCAGAGTAGCCAAAAAAGAAGGTTATAAAGAAATTTACTTAGATGTTGAAAAAAGTAATAGAGCTAAGAATTTATACTTGAGAAAGGGATTTAAAATTATTGATGAAAAAAGGTCGATAATAAGAAAATT
- a CDS encoding bifunctional UDP-sugar hydrolase/5'-nucleotidase: protein MNKVKLFVLIMLIVAISLFATKVTIFHINDTHGHAWTFSEYKNPNIGGFAVIASIIDKERAVNPNVLFLHAGDLNTGVPESDLLNALPDIFVLNRMKLTAMAVGNHEFDKDRSVLEYQMSIAKFPFLSANIYKNGKPFFTPYIIKNVGGVKVAIFGLTTEETAILEPLYSSDLEFRNAIEVAKELVPKLRAEADVVVALTHLGMGMEHEGDYTTSEQLAQAVDGIDVIIDGHSHTKLAKAKVINNTIIVQAWEWGKILGKLELDVENGKIANWNWTPIPVKLEGNEEALYVKVPLDIFAKMGSEKLDTVIGETKILLDGERAHVRSGDTNLGHLITDAMLWKTGAEIALQNGGGIRASIKPDKITIRDILTVLPFGNTVYVLKLKGSELLKVLEYAATIPEGKGAFLHVAGLTWKSEGGKVTEVLVNGKPLDPNKIYLVATNNYMAGGGDGYSLLKENKSSGYDTGFVLADVVVEYIQKGLNGKIETYDDTPRYIRK from the coding sequence ATGAATAAGGTTAAACTGTTTGTTTTAATTATGTTAATTGTTGCCATTAGTCTTTTTGCAACGAAAGTTACTATTTTCCATATTAATGATACACATGGGCATGCTTGGACTTTTAGTGAGTACAAAAATCCTAATATTGGTGGTTTTGCTGTTATTGCTTCAATAATTGATAAAGAAAGGGCAGTTAATCCTAATGTTTTATTCTTACATGCAGGTGATTTGAATACGGGAGTTCCTGAATCTGATCTTCTAAATGCGTTACCTGATATTTTTGTCCTTAACAGAATGAAACTAACTGCGATGGCAGTAGGTAATCATGAATTTGATAAAGACAGATCAGTCCTTGAGTATCAAATGAGTATTGCAAAATTCCCATTCTTATCTGCAAATATTTATAAAAATGGGAAGCCATTTTTTACACCTTATATTATCAAAAATGTGGGAGGAGTAAAAGTCGCTATTTTCGGATTAACTACTGAAGAAACAGCAATTCTTGAACCATTGTACAGTTCTGATTTGGAATTTAGAAATGCTATTGAAGTAGCAAAAGAATTAGTTCCAAAATTAAGAGCAGAAGCTGATGTAGTTGTTGCCCTTACCCATCTTGGAATGGGAATGGAACATGAAGGAGATTATACAACTTCTGAACAGCTTGCACAAGCTGTTGATGGTATAGATGTAATTATTGATGGACACAGTCATACAAAATTAGCTAAAGCTAAAGTAATCAATAATACAATAATTGTTCAGGCTTGGGAATGGGGTAAAATATTAGGTAAATTGGAACTTGATGTTGAGAATGGAAAGATAGCAAATTGGAATTGGACACCAATTCCGGTTAAACTTGAAGGCAATGAAGAAGCGCTTTATGTAAAAGTTCCACTTGATATATTTGCAAAGATGGGTTCAGAGAAACTTGATACAGTCATTGGAGAAACAAAGATATTACTTGATGGTGAAAGAGCCCATGTAAGATCTGGTGATACAAATCTAGGCCATCTTATAACTGATGCAATGCTTTGGAAAACTGGTGCAGAAATTGCATTACAAAATGGTGGAGGAATAAGAGCTTCAATAAAGCCTGATAAAATAACAATTAGGGATATTTTAACAGTTCTTCCATTTGGAAATACCGTATATGTTTTAAAATTAAAAGGTTCGGAATTGTTAAAGGTTCTTGAATACGCAGCAACAATTCCTGAAGGAAAAGGAGCCTTTTTACATGTAGCAGGTTTAACTTGGAAAAGCGAAGGAGGAAAGGTAACTGAGGTGTTAGTTAACGGAAAACCACTTGATCCTAATAAAATATATCTTGTAGCTACAAACAATTATATGGCTGGTGGTGGTGACGGATATTCGTTATTGAAGGAAAATAAATCTTCAGGATACGATACTGGTTTTGTTTTAGCTGACGTTGTAGTTGAATATATTCAAAAAGGATTAAACGGAAAAATCGAAACGTACGATGATACCCCAAGATATATAAGGAAATAA